A portion of the Limibacter armeniacum genome contains these proteins:
- a CDS encoding TolC family protein encodes MNSFKNINSIKYTLWLLFFLFNILNVKAQQEVTHLTLEKCLDYGLENNYKVVKSQYDKQEKTFATKEAKSKVQPQVSASGQFDNYMKLETSIMPGEFFGQPGEQVFVNFGTTYNYTLSGTLSQVIFDPSIFTDIKVARNVEELSAIKSKMTKEETVYNICIVYYDLLKSGEELDKIHELLSQKDTSLMITQKQVELGVTHEIELNRAKVDRSMLEVSERNLQATISQQMNYLKVLIGMPVENDISVDKAPLTFIEVPEAFMSDSINIGSITTIQQLEVEREQLLLKKKGYQLQYLPTLSANITGAYQYQSDNFELSTKNSWSDYAYIGFKLSIPLYDGLAKQSKINQVNMQLSSLRKDLEHEKQVTYNNYFNAINQLLSAYQSTISQQENAQLAEKVYAQTKALYHQGKMTYVELLSSEAAVREAQFTYIAEIIKYKKAKLELKKVKGELLSLAG; translated from the coding sequence ATGAATAGCTTTAAAAATATCAATAGCATAAAATATACACTGTGGTTGCTCTTCTTTCTGTTCAATATACTGAATGTAAAAGCCCAACAGGAAGTAACACATCTGACACTGGAAAAATGTCTGGATTATGGACTTGAGAATAACTATAAGGTTGTTAAGTCTCAATATGATAAGCAAGAAAAGACATTTGCAACAAAAGAAGCTAAAAGCAAAGTGCAGCCACAAGTTTCTGCTTCAGGACAATTTGATAACTATATGAAGTTGGAGACCAGCATCATGCCTGGTGAGTTTTTTGGTCAGCCTGGGGAACAGGTGTTTGTAAATTTTGGTACCACTTACAATTATACACTCAGTGGAACTTTAAGTCAGGTGATCTTTGATCCTTCCATTTTTACTGACATAAAAGTTGCCAGGAATGTGGAGGAACTGAGTGCCATCAAAAGCAAGATGACAAAAGAGGAAACCGTCTACAATATCTGTATAGTGTATTATGACCTTTTGAAAAGTGGTGAAGAGTTGGATAAAATTCACGAGCTATTAAGCCAGAAAGATACTTCTTTAATGATTACTCAAAAGCAAGTTGAGCTTGGCGTTACACATGAAATAGAATTGAATAGAGCCAAGGTTGACCGAAGTATGCTGGAAGTAAGTGAAAGGAATCTTCAGGCAACAATCAGTCAACAAATGAATTATCTGAAAGTCTTGATCGGCATGCCGGTTGAAAATGATATTTCAGTAGACAAAGCGCCACTTACTTTTATTGAAGTGCCAGAAGCTTTTATGTCTGATTCTATCAATATTGGTTCAATTACAACCATTCAGCAATTGGAGGTGGAGCGAGAGCAACTGCTGCTCAAGAAGAAAGGTTATCAGCTACAATACCTACCAACACTTTCGGCAAACATTACAGGAGCGTATCAATATCAGTCGGATAACTTTGAGTTATCTACTAAAAATAGCTGGTCAGATTATGCATACATCGGTTTCAAACTTTCAATTCCTTTGTATGATGGTCTTGCCAAGCAAAGCAAGATTAATCAGGTGAACATGCAGCTTTCAAGCCTAAGGAAGGATTTGGAACATGAAAAACAGGTTACTTACAATAACTATTTCAATGCAATTAATCAATTGCTGTCGGCATATCAATCCACCATTTCGCAACAAGAGAATGCTCAACTGGCAGAGAAGGTTTATGCTCAAACAAAAGCACTTTATCATCAAGGTAAGATGACCTATGTTGAGCTTTTGTCTTCAGAAGCCGCAGTCAGGGAAGCCCAGTTTACTTATATCGCTGAAATCATAAAGTATAAAAAAGCAAAATTGGAACTGAAGAAGGTTAAGGGTGAGTTGTTAAGTCTGGCAGGGTGA
- a CDS encoding ABC transporter permease: MWKTAFSFMVYDKAKLIGILFGIVISVFLIGAQLGLLDGFLEASLGIIKGNTEYIFVVNEKSESSISLVNVDKRVGYELQSIPGVNKVHPVIVTGGMMKNSSGGTAGCSLVGIKAPDYVGAPKQFLEGTNLKSLQSEGAVIVDESDLENLGKLKQGDYFSINDVRVYISGISIGNAGLGEFNMVSTIERVRKLSGFSPNHVSAYIVEADTQDPMVKKRIADTITATIPTVKAYVGDTFKDVTLDYMGEASGIVGTFMILVWFSLVTGLVIVGLTMFSAVNDRIKDYGTIKAIGGGNWLITKLIMIQSIFYSICGFSFTMLLLIGLKYFMKSINQSMDYAPERIIFLIFSTLLISLAGSYFSMRKILKLEPVQIFRM; the protein is encoded by the coding sequence ATGTGGAAAACAGCATTCAGCTTTATGGTTTATGATAAGGCTAAGCTTATAGGAATACTTTTCGGGATAGTGATCTCGGTCTTTCTGATAGGTGCCCAATTGGGTTTGTTGGATGGTTTTCTTGAGGCTAGCTTGGGTATTATCAAGGGAAATACCGAATACATTTTTGTAGTGAATGAAAAAAGTGAATCGTCCATCTCTCTTGTGAATGTGGATAAGCGAGTTGGGTATGAGTTACAGTCTATTCCAGGGGTGAATAAAGTCCATCCGGTGATTGTGACTGGAGGCATGATGAAAAATTCTTCTGGAGGTACAGCTGGCTGTAGTTTGGTTGGGATTAAAGCGCCAGACTATGTGGGCGCACCGAAACAGTTTCTTGAAGGTACCAACCTGAAAAGCCTGCAAAGTGAAGGAGCTGTGATTGTAGATGAATCGGATTTGGAAAATCTTGGAAAACTAAAGCAAGGGGATTATTTCAGTATCAATGATGTCAGGGTGTATATCAGCGGGATTTCAATTGGAAATGCAGGCCTTGGGGAATTTAATATGGTTTCGACAATCGAAAGAGTCAGAAAACTCTCCGGATTTAGTCCTAACCATGTCAGTGCATACATTGTAGAGGCTGACACACAAGACCCGATGGTTAAAAAGCGCATTGCAGATACCATAACTGCGACTATCCCTACTGTGAAAGCCTACGTCGGTGATACTTTCAAGGATGTAACACTTGATTATATGGGAGAAGCAAGTGGTATTGTAGGCACCTTTATGATACTTGTCTGGTTCTCGCTGGTTACGGGATTGGTCATTGTTGGGTTGACCATGTTTTCAGCAGTCAATGACCGCATCAAAGACTATGGCACGATCAAGGCAATTGGAGGAGGAAATTGGCTCATTACAAAACTGATTATGATACAGTCCATTTTTTATTCCATTTGCGGGTTCAGCTTTACCATGTTGCTGCTTATCGGATTGAAATACTTTATGAAATCAATCAACCAGAGCATGGATTACGCTCCTGAACGGATCATATTCCTGATTTTTTCAACGCTGTTGATCAGCTTGGCAGGGAGTTATTTTTCTATGCGGAAAATCTTGAAACTGGAGCCTGTACAAATCTTTAGAATGTAA
- a CDS encoding HlyD family secretion protein, with translation MKNQKLFNGILGIGMIALLMACSADAKKVDDNNVKTEQTEINKIVGIAKIEPEKGLLNIYSAANGKVNQIMAAENELVSKGAVILDMEKSADLAQLKIQEGKIISQQASIKSAEIKAKITLNDWQNAQKDLAVDEALFNSKAITEKVLKDSKSKVEKLQIEYEKQLAEIAYQKSGMQEINANIAYQKAVLADKNVKAAYDGKVLKWDVHNGDFLTAGEKLGQYAPDGHLVAITEVDELFADRIKTGLKAEVISQVNGKTIGKGEVVFVGGFLKKKSLFSDENTVEDRRVREVKIRLDDNAQVMINNRVDCVIYLNRN, from the coding sequence ATGAAAAACCAAAAATTATTCAACGGCATATTGGGTATCGGAATGATTGCTCTGCTGATGGCTTGTTCAGCCGACGCAAAGAAAGTAGATGATAACAATGTGAAGACTGAGCAGACTGAGATCAATAAGATAGTAGGCATTGCCAAGATTGAACCTGAAAAAGGGTTATTGAATATCTACTCGGCTGCCAATGGTAAAGTGAACCAGATTATGGCAGCTGAGAATGAATTGGTAAGTAAAGGTGCTGTCATCTTGGATATGGAAAAAAGCGCTGACCTGGCACAATTAAAAATTCAGGAGGGTAAAATTATCAGCCAGCAAGCATCCATAAAATCAGCAGAAATCAAAGCCAAAATTACCCTGAATGATTGGCAGAATGCACAGAAAGATTTGGCGGTAGATGAAGCGCTTTTCAACTCAAAAGCGATTACAGAAAAGGTACTGAAGGATAGCAAATCCAAAGTAGAGAAGCTTCAGATAGAATACGAAAAACAATTGGCAGAGATAGCTTACCAGAAAAGTGGCATGCAGGAAATCAATGCCAATATAGCCTACCAGAAAGCAGTATTGGCAGATAAAAATGTCAAGGCTGCCTATGACGGAAAAGTACTGAAATGGGATGTACACAACGGGGATTTTCTTACTGCTGGGGAAAAGCTGGGACAGTATGCACCTGATGGTCATTTGGTCGCTATAACAGAAGTGGATGAGCTTTTTGCAGACCGCATTAAGACAGGACTGAAAGCCGAAGTGATCTCACAGGTCAACGGGAAGACAATCGGTAAGGGAGAAGTAGTATTTGTTGGAGGTTTTTTGAAGAAAAAGTCACTTTTCTCTGATGAGAATACTGTAGAAGACCGACGTGTGCGAGAAGTGAAAATCCGATTGGATGATAATGCACAGGTAATGATTAATAACAGGGTGGATTGTGTCATCTATTTAAATCGGAACTAG
- a CDS encoding ABC transporter ATP-binding protein → MIARLKNANKIYETQAGKFTALANCNLELYEGELLLIIGPSGSGKTTLLSLLGCLINPTEGTLEIDGKNVDDLPDKEMAKVRLDTIGFVFQQFNLLAPLTAAENVAFPLKMRNMKTAEIKQKTEEALKKVNISEHKHKLPKQLSGGQQQRVAIARALVTDPKIILCDEPTASLDKHSLEIVMKELKELAEGGKAVAVVTHDPRLMEYADRVIEVENGIVNEVNKQTIN, encoded by the coding sequence ATGATTGCGAGACTAAAAAATGCAAACAAGATATACGAAACGCAGGCAGGAAAATTTACTGCATTGGCAAATTGCAACCTTGAGTTATATGAAGGAGAGCTGCTTTTGATCATTGGTCCATCAGGATCAGGCAAGACCACCTTGTTATCCCTTTTGGGGTGTCTGATCAATCCTACTGAAGGAACCCTTGAGATAGATGGGAAAAATGTGGACGACCTTCCTGATAAGGAAATGGCAAAGGTAAGGTTGGATACCATTGGGTTTGTGTTTCAGCAATTCAACCTGCTGGCACCGCTTACAGCGGCTGAAAATGTGGCATTCCCATTAAAGATGAGAAACATGAAAACTGCTGAGATAAAGCAGAAAACGGAAGAGGCGCTTAAAAAAGTCAATATTTCTGAGCATAAGCATAAACTTCCTAAGCAGCTTTCTGGTGGTCAACAACAGCGGGTAGCTATTGCCAGGGCATTGGTGACAGACCCCAAAATTATCCTATGTGATGAGCCAACTGCTTCACTGGACAAGCATAGCCTTGAAATTGTGATGAAAGAACTGAAGGAGTTGGCTGAAGGTGGGAAAGCCGTTGCAGTGGTGACGCATGACCCTCGCCTGATGGAATATGCAGACCGTGTAATTGAAGTGGAAAACGGGATTGTGAATGAAGTAAATAAACAGACAATAAACTGA
- a CDS encoding helix-turn-helix transcriptional regulator, with protein sequence MLKLTLKQPTGFLFALAELIGGKVDSNGRLNIPEKKGNGYIQGFMFDNSVGLMIRNYELNQDLLAKRIDPCNSSERIVVTLNNVFPKSESDGVAKIEELPSIQIGKGKLNFEMFYPSKTKYRSILLAIDSNKLRTLMGIEDESSLLNMILNGNQPLLFEEVLSPQIQKVAMEMIENEIPENLHHFYIRIKAEELLCLLFVELHKRENAPVQALNEKDALSIYRVRDKIVSNLGIPPILGELANEIGMSESKLKRLFKQIFGSSIYNYYQKFRMQEAARLLKGQQMSVSEVGYQLGFSNLSHFTKVFEEHIGMKPKKYSVQSHK encoded by the coding sequence ATGTTAAAGCTGACTTTAAAGCAGCCTACCGGTTTTTTATTTGCCCTAGCAGAATTGATTGGCGGTAAAGTAGATAGCAATGGCAGGCTAAATATTCCTGAAAAAAAGGGCAACGGTTATATACAAGGCTTTATGTTCGATAATTCGGTTGGGCTGATGATCAGGAACTATGAGCTCAATCAGGATTTGCTGGCAAAACGAATTGATCCTTGCAATTCCAGTGAACGGATTGTTGTAACACTGAACAATGTATTTCCAAAAAGTGAAAGTGATGGGGTTGCCAAAATTGAGGAACTACCTTCCATACAGATTGGAAAGGGTAAGCTAAATTTTGAGATGTTCTATCCAAGCAAAACCAAATACAGGTCTATTCTCTTGGCGATAGATTCTAATAAATTGAGAACACTGATGGGGATTGAGGATGAATCCTCTTTATTGAATATGATACTCAACGGCAATCAGCCATTGCTGTTTGAAGAAGTCCTTTCCCCTCAAATACAAAAGGTGGCTATGGAAATGATTGAGAATGAAATACCAGAAAACCTTCACCATTTTTATATCAGGATAAAGGCGGAAGAGTTGCTATGTCTCTTGTTTGTAGAATTACACAAGCGAGAAAATGCTCCTGTTCAGGCTTTGAATGAAAAAGATGCCCTCAGTATTTATCGGGTAAGGGACAAGATCGTTTCAAATTTGGGTATACCACCAATATTAGGAGAACTGGCCAATGAGATAGGAATGAGTGAATCAAAGTTGAAAAGACTCTTTAAACAAATATTTGGAAGCAGTATCTATAACTATTACCAGAAATTCAGGATGCAGGAAGCGGCAAGGCTACTAAAGGGACAGCAGATGAGTGTTTCAGAAGTAGGATATCAACTTGGCTTTTCCAACTTGAGTCATTTTACAAAAGTCTTTGAGGAGCATATCGGAATGAAACCTAAGAAATACTCTGTACAGTCTCACAAATAA
- a CDS encoding Crp/Fnr family transcriptional regulator: MEKEQHIAALKLKFESYAPISDASWSLIESIIDFKSLEKNEILLKNGQVAKNVYFVCKGALRAYVTDYNGNIYNKNIFLETDFAGSTVSYLLSKPSNFTLEALEDNTILISLNYQKYRRLIEENIDLKNFYIAYLENNWVIEKEQREISIVMQNATERYLDLLSKHPNIDQRIQQLHIASHLGITPTQLSRIRKDLKKSH, translated from the coding sequence TTGGAAAAAGAACAACACATTGCAGCGTTAAAACTAAAGTTTGAAAGTTACGCGCCCATTTCAGATGCATCCTGGTCACTAATCGAATCAATAATAGATTTCAAGTCATTAGAGAAAAATGAGATTTTACTGAAAAATGGACAGGTTGCAAAAAATGTATACTTTGTCTGTAAAGGTGCCCTAAGGGCTTATGTCACCGATTACAATGGAAATATTTACAACAAAAACATTTTTCTTGAAACTGACTTTGCAGGCTCAACAGTTTCTTACCTCTTAAGTAAACCTTCCAACTTCACCCTAGAGGCTTTAGAAGATAATACTATTTTGATCAGCCTTAACTATCAAAAATACAGACGACTGATAGAGGAAAATATTGATTTGAAAAACTTCTATATCGCTTATCTGGAAAACAATTGGGTGATAGAAAAAGAGCAAAGAGAAATTTCCATTGTTATGCAAAATGCTACTGAAAGGTATCTGGACTTGCTTTCAAAACATCCCAATATAGATCAGCGAATACAACAACTACACATAGCTTCGCATCTAGGTATTACACCCACCCAGCTTAGCAGGATTCGAAAAGATTTAAAAAAAAGTCATTGA